A window of Candidatus Nitrospira allomarina genomic DNA:
AGAGGAGAGGAAAAGCCGATTGGGAAACGAGAGGCGCTACTGAGGATAGCGGGCTTGAATCATGCTGCGGAGCCCGCCTCTTGCCGTAAATTCTCCGGTGACGCATGCTGACACAGGGCGACAGGCTTTGACGAAATCGGACAGAATTTTGTTGACCGCATTCTCATAAAAGATTCCCAGGTTTCGATAGGCGTGGATATAGGTTTTGAGGGATTTTAACTCAAGACAGAATTTGTCAGGCACATAGGTCAACCGGATTGTGCCAAAATCAGGGAGTCCTGTTTTGGGACAAATAGCCGTATATTCAGGAATTTCAATGGTAATTTCGTAGCCTGGATATTGGTTCGGCCAGGTTTCAATTTTTGGCAATTTATCGGCAATCCCGCTTTTGGCATGCCGTTCTGAATAGCCTGACTTTGAAGAATTGCGCGATTTTTTCATGCGTTGATGGCTCGTTTCCTTAGTATGGTTCCGCAAGGCCCCCAGTCTACTCTTTTCTGAAATTTCTCCGCAACCTTATGCCGCCGGTTTCTTGAGAATACCCCTACCCTGGGCTATACTCGCGTGTCATTTGTGGCGCGCTTGGTAATTTGCCGAAGCGATTGTTATTCACCATCCAAACGTACCCTGACCCCGATTCTGTATGCGACAGATTTCATGTGTCGAAAAATCGGGGGGGAATTATGAGGTCTGTCTAAGACGATGAGCGGTATCACGGTGTTGGAAGCTGACGACTTTGTGAAAGGCCTGCAAGGTATTGGATTCGATTTTTTTACCGGTGTGCCGGACACGATTTTGGGGGGAATTATTGCCCAGTTAACCGAAGAACGGTTGTATACCCCGGCAGTTCGTGAAGATGAGGCTGTGGCGATGGCCGCAGGAGCCTACCTGGGTGGGAAAATTCCGGTAGTCTTGATGCAAAATTCCGGATTAGGTAATGCTCTGAATGTTCTAGTTTCTCTCAATCTGATTTATCAGATTCCCTGTTTGCTGTTGGTATCGTGGCGTGGTTTCGAAGGCAAAGACGCACCTGAGCACCTGGTGATGGGGGAAACCATGACGACGCTTTTGGATACGGTACGGATTCCCCACAGGACCCTGTCCCCGAAGACGATCGTAGATGATCTGAAATGGACAGCCACAACCTTTATGGAGAAGCGGATCCCTGTCGCCTTATTGTTGAAAAAGGGCATCGTGAAAACCATTCAGCCCTAGTGGGATGTTGAGGAAATGTCCTATGGCTCTGTACGGGTTTCTCGATTTGGTGTCGTGAGGAAAGAGCAGCCAATCCGCACTCCTGTTTTGTCTGTGGACAACAGGGTAGGTGTCAACGCGAAGAAATAACCATTGTGTTGGAGATGCAACGATGATTGGACCAGAAGAAGGGGTCATGCAGAGCCGGGCGCAGGCGATGGCGGCCATGTTGGAACTGATGACCGATCAACTGCTTATTGTGTGCAACGGGTTTCCCTCACGTGAAGCCTGTAAACTCCGTGATCGGGCTCAAAATTTTTATATGATTGGCTCGATGGGCGCGACGGCGGGCATCGGATTGGGATTGGCGCTGGCTCAGCCAGAAAAAACGGTGGTAGTCTTTGATGGCGACGGAAATGTGCTGATGAGTCTTGGCACGCTGGCCACGATTAGTGCGTTGCGACCGAAAAATCTCATTCATGTGGTCTTTGATAATGAGGTGTATGGGACTACCGGAAATCAGCCCACCTATTCCAGGGTTGTCGGTTTGGATAAAATGGCCAAAGCGGCAGGATACAAAAATGTTGAGCGAGTCTGGGAACGAGAAGATATTGTGTATGAGTTTAAGGCCATGTTAGAGGATGATGGGCCGAGTTTTTTGTTGGTCAAGGTGAATGAACAGCTTGAAGATGCGGATCGGATTGACTTGAGTCCAGCTGAGCTGACGAAACGGTTTAAGGGAAGTGTCACCTAACGGCACACGTATTCGCGTGAAAGCCCACTCGCCAGCCTGTAAGCCTGTAAAGGAAGAGGATTCATGATTTTATTCAATCCCGGTCCCGTCAATGTGTCTGAAAGAGTCCGTCAGGCTTTACTTCAACCAGATATCTGTCATCGAGAGTCGGAGTTTTCGGAATTATTGGCAGATATTCGGCAAAAATTGTTAAAGATCTTCGTTCCCGGTGAAGAAGACGAGTACACTGCAATCGTGTTGACGGGTTCTGGCACGGCAGCCGTGGAAGCGGCGTTGATGTCCAGTATCCCTACCGGCAAGCGGGCAATGGTGATTAACAATGGGGTGTATGGCCAACGGATGTCTTCCATGCTGGCGATGCAGCGTTTGGGTACGCCGGACTTAAAGTATGACTGGGGAATGGTCCCTGATCCGCAGACGATTGATTTGGCGCTGAAGCAACATCCGGAAGTGCACACCGTCGCCATGGTGCATCATGAAACGACCCTAGGATTGATTAATCCAGTGAAAGAAGTGGCGGAGGTCGTGGACCGGTATAATCGGGTCTTTATGGTGGACTCTGTGAGCGGCCTGGGGGGAGAGGCCCTGGATATTGCCGGAAATAAATTATACATGGTTGCGGGGGCCGCTCAGAAATGTATTCAAGGTTTTCCAGGTGCCGCGTTTGTGTTGGTCCGCAAAGGTTTTATGCAGCGGATGATGAAATATCCCAAGCGCTCCTGGTATTTGAGTTTGGCTAATTATTATGAAGAACAGGAGCGGGGGACGATTCCCTTTACGCCAGCCGTGCAGGTCTATTATGCCTTCCGTGAAGCTATCAATGAACTCTTAGAAGAAGGCCTCGACAACCGGATTCAACGATTTAAGGGCTATGCCACCACCATTCGGACGCGTCTGGAAGAGTGGGGTGTCAAGCCGGTACTAGGTCCTACGCTTCAAAGTAATACCTTAACCGC
This region includes:
- the queF gene encoding preQ(1) synthase, yielding MKKSRNSSKSGYSERHAKSGIADKLPKIETWPNQYPGYEITIEIPEYTAICPKTGLPDFGTIRLTYVPDKFCLELKSLKTYIHAYRNLGIFYENAVNKILSDFVKACRPVSACVTGEFTARGGLRSMIQARYPQ
- a CDS encoding thiamine pyrophosphate-dependent enzyme, producing the protein MIGPEEGVMQSRAQAMAAMLELMTDQLLIVCNGFPSREACKLRDRAQNFYMIGSMGATAGIGLGLALAQPEKTVVVFDGDGNVLMSLGTLATISALRPKNLIHVVFDNEVYGTTGNQPTYSRVVGLDKMAKAAGYKNVERVWEREDIVYEFKAMLEDDGPSFLLVKVNEQLEDADRIDLSPAELTKRFKGSVT
- a CDS encoding pyridoxal-phosphate-dependent aminotransferase family protein, with translation MILFNPGPVNVSERVRQALLQPDICHRESEFSELLADIRQKLLKIFVPGEEDEYTAIVLTGSGTAAVEAALMSSIPTGKRAMVINNGVYGQRMSSMLAMQRLGTPDLKYDWGMVPDPQTIDLALKQHPEVHTVAMVHHETTLGLINPVKEVAEVVDRYNRVFMVDSVSGLGGEALDIAGNKLYMVAGAAQKCIQGFPGAAFVLVRKGFMQRMMKYPKRSWYLSLANYYEEQERGTIPFTPAVQVYYAFREAINELLEEGLDNRIQRFKGYATTIRTRLEEWGVKPVLGPTLQSNTLTAFYLPEGCAYQGLHDELKRAGYVIYAGQGQLEEKVFRIANIGALTNQNIEEFLSAFQSILSGARA
- a CDS encoding thiamine pyrophosphate-binding protein → MSGITVLEADDFVKGLQGIGFDFFTGVPDTILGGIIAQLTEERLYTPAVREDEAVAMAAGAYLGGKIPVVLMQNSGLGNALNVLVSLNLIYQIPCLLLVSWRGFEGKDAPEHLVMGETMTTLLDTVRIPHRTLSPKTIVDDLKWTATTFMEKRIPVALLLKKGIVKTIQP